The genomic DNA TGATTTGCAAAATGTAACGCTGTAGTAACAAAGTACTTGCAAATCACTTTAACTGCAGAGCTACAAAAGGAAGCTGCACATTACTACACATTTTGTGGTTTCTCAAATGGTTCAAaattacaaacaacaacaaaaaatgcatGTTTCTGTAAAACAAGGCAACACAGACTTATTGCCTTTACTGAATGATAAACTCCTCAAAGCTGCATTTCATTTAGTCTGCATCAGAAAGCTCAAGACTAATTTAGTGCGCTTGTTCCCTTGAGTTATGGAGGCAGTCCAACTCACACTGTGACTGGGAAGATATTGCTGGCCGCTGTGATGGTCATGCAAGTGCTGAACACCACCTGCTCGCAGTGACCGTGCAGAACACAGTCGTCCGAGTTCCAGGATACGGGCAGAGTGAACGTGATGTTTATTTCTTCATGAGCTTCTCGGCCTACAGGCAAAACAAAGACAACGAGAGCAGCAGAGATTGTTTTAAACTTTTCATGACAAGATGTCATCAACTCAtttctttcacattttaatcacaatgtaatgtttttaaggCAGCCTCGTGTTGCATTTCCATGACCCCACAATCAAGCTAAAAACCTCTGAGCTCTAAAGCAAATATCAGAGGCATGAACAGTCCAAACAGTATGAATACAACTCCTGCAGCGGGAGGCTCATACCAAGCTACCCCCTGATAACTAATGACAGGCTGATTTTGTAGGCTTATGCAATATTTTTCAAACTGCAAAGGAGATTAGAGGATTATCAGTCAAACTGAGTGGACTCCTGGGTGTGACTTAGGACTGACGTGTTCATCCAGATGGAGGAGACAATGGAGAAAACAAAAGGAATTCTCACAAAGTCCAAAAACTGTTCTACTAGGCAACttgtgctttatacaactcTAGTTTAAATAGATGAGAAACTTCAatgtacaataataaaaataagcatttatactaaaaaaaaaaaaacctgtcagcaGAACaggtttcatttgttttttctctccgACTAATACGTTTGTTGCCATTCAAACTCAAGATAATGCTACCTGTTCCTGTTCTAAcagctcagccaatcacaacACCAGCACAATACATCAAAAGACAAACTAGGGCCTCTTTATGAGatttaatttacaaaataagGCTGCAGGACATAATTTTAAACGAGAATCAAGGTGAGACAGTACAGTTCAGATGAGTACATTTTGATGTTATGTTACATAATCAGTTTCATTCAGAAAGTCATGCCAGCGTTTGGATCTCTGCTCTCATAAAGGCTCAAGCAAACCCCACCCTCCACTGACTTTCCAGTCCAACAAGAAGTAATAGCGTAAAGTCTGAGAAAGTTATTCCAACCAGCTGTATGCGTGACAATAATAGTTCATCATTATCCATTAATATCGACAACAACAATATTTTTGGTTTGTGTAAACAGGAACTAAATCACTTTCTTCAAATAGAGAATTGCAGATGACTACCTGTTTTTTAAGGGTTAATTTGGATCTAAAATGACACGTTCAACCACTGAAGTCAATGACGCAAAGTGACTGAGGCAGCAGGAACCTGCAACCAGAAACCTGCCCTTAAAAGGAGAGCATGGGTCACTCCGAACAGACACAGCAACAGACACTAAACTTGAATCACagagttatttattttaaatgcaaaattaTTCTTACTGACAATTCAACAGACCTCTTCTTTGACAATTTTCACCGCCATTCATCTGTTTCACTCCAGACCTGGCAGGTACACACACGTGCACTGCTGCTTACCCAAATAAGttcagtgctgagtgtgatgtaGTTTGGATGAGCAGCTCTTATAATTTGGGTAAAAACTGTTATTTGTTGCCAATGTTTCATCTACACTGTCAGAAGACATGCGCATACAGGCATGTTTGCTTGACTCTCTTTATGAGAATACTGATTAACATTAATGCATTCATCAGCCTCTTACAGTTGGACATGTACAAAGTAcattttcgttttttttaatcatcatttGCTTTGGTTTCCTGTGATAAATGACTTAATTCACTCATATAATTAGAACAATCAAAATGCAAGGAAGCCGCAAGCCACAATCTGCcttttttcaacaaacacaatcacacacacacacacacacacacacacacacacacacacacacacacacacacacacacacacacacacacacacacactccctcacacacactaaTAATGACCGTTTCCTGATAGCTGTCCTTGTTTCAAAGCAGCACGTTCTGACGGCATGTGACATTCTGGTAACTGTAGCCATTTCCAAATAACCAGGCTTACACTCTCTCCAAACAAGCGCTGCATTGAagtcatataaaaaaaaaaatcatttgacTAAAAACTTTGCCTCtaagtaataaaaaataaaaaattggacTTCATGTGGACATAGTAAATCCTGAACTTTGAAAGTTGGCTACATTAAGCAGAGTCTGTTAGCCAGAAATCTGCCAAGTGTAAtgtttcacacattttttttttttttgccatgccTTCCTCATTCCAACATGCAGCACCTCAGAAGCGAAGCAGCAAGAAAACACACATGGTCTTTCAGTGTGTATCAGCACTTTAGACAAAAGGAAAAGTTCACTAAGGCACAATCACATAAGCCCGCAGACACGTTCAGAAGCTTCACAGCGTTTTAGGAATTCACGTTTCACTTTGACAGTTGGACTCACCGGGATCAGCTTAACGTTACACAACACCTCTGCTGTTTGCTCACCATGTCGAAGTCAAGTCACAGCACAGAGAGGTAAAGTAAAAAGCCCAACAGAAGATGCGTCTGACATCAGCAAAAGGTTTCACACAGCCACAATGCAAAAACTCTCCACACTATAGAGAACACATGTTTCTCCCATGATAATTAAAGAAAGCACCTGTTGCACAGCACGAGCAATGACTGTAGAATTCATCCGAGTTTCCAAATTTGCCTGTCCATGAAAGGGTTCAGAGCAAATGCGGAATTCCTAATTTGTCAGATACAAAGATATCCTCTGCTAAGCAATGCCTGAAAGGCCTGATCACCACCTGTTACATCAAGACTCCTGCGCCATTTTAAACAATCGaaacaaatgctttttttaatacCTGAAAATTAAGAAATAAGATCAAATAACACTGATATAAGGTATTATATTTTTGCCTTTTATAGACAAGACATAACTACTACTTGGTATACAGCTATTTAACTGTAAAATCATCCCAACAGCACAGTATTTAAGGCTCGCCTTTACATGAAATTAAAGCCAATCTCTGAACTTTTGGATGCTGGCCAAACTAAACAAGGAAGTTGAAGATGTATGGTACACTGACAACCATTTGAGCCACAGCTGACTTAGCTGTATCCTATTGATTTTAGATAAAAGGGTATTAAAATACCTTGTGCACATTTAATACCTCTTACAAATTTAGGGGAAATATAGAGGCAATTAAGAACTTGACTGATTTCGATTTCAAACCTTTTCATGACCCCTAAAAACCAAcatattgttgttattttttaggCTACTCTACATCTGTATGAGCTGACATGTATTAGGAGTACATCTACCACCTGCAGTGGCAAGTAACAATCTTTCTTCTTCCTTAATCGGAGCTACAAGGCAATTAGACATTGTATGACAACAACACGTGGAATTTTGGAAATATTTCTGGCTATGCAACCTTCATGTATATAAACTGGAATCAtgtgaaaacagttttttttactgatgtAGATAAACAGGGAAGTAGTTTATCCTACTTTACAAGTCAGACTGACTACAGAGCAATCAAACCTAGCAAAGAAATATGAGAACCTACCTGAGAGGCCTACTTGCTGCCCCAGCACCGTGGCATACAGGTGGGTGATATTGCGAGAATACCCTCCAAACGGACGCTGAGGGTCCAGCGTGAGGGTAATGGGGACTGAGATGTTAATGGGCCCCGAGTCCTCCAGCAGTAGGGGAACCTGAGTGCTGGAACGAGCCTGGCCGCTAGTCACCACCATGCTCTCCGGCGTGGTCGACTCGTTCAGGCCGTGCTTTATCGTTTCATTCTCTGACACACAAAAGTCCAGCTCATTGAAGCGCAACAGAAAGGTGTTCcagtcctgtgaaaacagtGAATATGTTTTTAACTGCCAGACATGACATGCCATTATTGTGAAATACCATGCACAGAAAATAATGTACAATGTTGCCGTTACTGTATGTATTTGTAGACAATATTTTATCTCTGTGCAACATTTAGTTTGGTTACAATGCATCCAAGTGTTTAAACTAGAACAACCTTTTTCATTTGCATATGTCTCCTGTTCAGATTTACATGCTGCACACTGTGCAGAGAATGTGTATACTATATCATAACTTGTTCCCTCTGCATGCCGAGAGCTGAGGCAAAGCTAGTTGCTTAGTGCAGGTTGTTTGTCAGCTTTATCCTCCAAAAGCTACCTGATCAAACATCATAAATCCTGGCTGAGAGATGGTGCATGACCAAAAGAAGAATTCATGAAATTTCTGTGTAGGTCCAAATCGTTTTCTTTTGAACTGGGCTTGGCAGAGCACCATGTGCTCCAAATGCCCCTTAAACCTGACTCACATCAGAGCCAGGTGAAAAGGAGTCAGATACATATATACCCCACTTTATCCTACAAGAGAGCCGTTTTCAGCCTTAAAACCTGCAGTGCAGTTGAAGCatggttttaataaaaaaaaatgcatcctTTAGTCATAAAGCAGGCAATAAAGGTCACCACCTGACATTCAGCATTAGCAGTGATCACACTTTACCGTTTTAGGTCACATAATTTCATCTACTTCAAAAAACTGCACGGGTGTGCCTTACCTCGGTCAACTCTGGAGACTTGATCTCTTTAATCTTGAAGAAATAACCGATGGTCAGGAAGGCGATGGCCACCGCACTTACACTGATCATAAAAATGACCAGAGGTGGACGGTTGTTGATGTAGCTTCTCAGGTTCTCTATAGGATTTAACAGGTACACctgcacacagacaaacacagattAGCTAAAATTTAAGTATGAGAGAGAGTGTGCTTGCTTTGCATTGAGGTTTGCACTAAGAGACAAACCTAACTTAAATGACTGATACGAAGCATATGAGCATACGTGCTCAAAAACAAGCGAAAAACGATGACAAAGTGATGCATTAAATGCTTTAAACACAGCATTAGCAGTGATCACACTTTCAAATCAGCTGCTAATACAGAGgtgtaaaaatgaagaaaaaaaaaaagaagtctgcTTTAGAGTCCAGTTTAAGATCGTGCACAGACTAAACACCAACAAATATGCTAGGCTCACACTTAAATCTACCTTTAACCTTTAAAAATTATGCTTCAGAGTTACTCTGCACTATGGTGCAGAGTAACTCTGAAGCATAATTTTTaaacaattacaattacattGTCTGAAATTTAAGCAAATGAGGCCATTTCTGGCAGACAGTTCGCCACCAGAGTCATCACTAGTGACGCATTATAGGCAAACCACATTTAGGTGATCTGTCTTGCCAGCACAGGGAAGTGAATACTTATGGTTATGGTTTATagtgtattttattgtacaacTGTGCATCATATAAATACTGCGTATCATCAGCATG from Oreochromis niloticus isolate F11D_XX linkage group LG10, O_niloticus_UMD_NMBU, whole genome shotgun sequence includes the following:
- the tmem248 gene encoding transmembrane protein 248 isoform X1; the encoded protein is MVYLLNPIENLRSYINNRPPLVIFMISVSAVAIAFLTIGYFFKIKEIKSPELTEDWNTFLLRFNELDFCVSENETIKHGLNESTTPESMVVTSGQARSSTQVPLLLEDSGPINISVPITLTLDPQRPFGGYSRNITHLYATVLGQQVGLSGREAHEEINITFTLPVSWNSDDCVLHGHCEQVVFSTCMTITAASNIFPVTVQPPHCVPETYTNATSWYKVFTTVRDSDTKYSQDYNPFWCYKGAIGKVYHALNPKLTVIVPDDDRSLINLHLMHTSYFLFVMVITMFCYAVIKGRPGKVRQTNPDFCPEKVQQTPAVLYDFNRWRCQRVKKTSENGRTYL
- the tmem248 gene encoding transmembrane protein 248 isoform X2 — encoded protein: MVYLLNPIENLRSYINNRPPLVIFMISVSAVAIAFLTIGYFFKIKEIKSPELTEDWNTFLLRFNELDFCVSENETIKHGLNESTTPESMVVTSGQARSSTQVPLLLEDSGPINISVPITLTLDPQRPFGGYSRNITHLYATVLGQQVGLSGREAHEEINITFTLPVSWNSDDCVLHGHCEQVVFSTCMTITAASNIFPVTVQPPHCVPETYTNATSWYKVFTTVRDSDTKYSQDYNPFWCYKGAIGKVYHALNPKLTVIVPDDDRSLINLHLMHTSYFLFVMVITMFCYAVIKGRPGKVRQTNPDFCPEKVALSEG